In the genome of Cupriavidus malaysiensis, one region contains:
- a CDS encoding F0F1 ATP synthase subunit epsilon, producing the protein MTPASAAPRALHLRIATPDGLAVDEAGVRALRAEDDSGAFGVLPEHADFLTVLVPCVVRWHGADGTHRFCMVEGGMLRVDGGAEVAIATAAAVLGDSLEAVAARVREARERRLEAARNARVEQTRLHARAVREIVRCLRPDLHVDGIGRLEP; encoded by the coding sequence ATGACGCCTGCCAGCGCCGCGCCGCGCGCCCTGCACCTGCGCATCGCCACCCCCGACGGACTGGCGGTGGACGAGGCCGGCGTGCGCGCGCTGCGCGCCGAGGACGACAGCGGCGCCTTCGGCGTGCTGCCGGAGCACGCCGACTTCCTCACCGTGCTGGTGCCCTGCGTGGTGCGCTGGCACGGCGCCGACGGCACGCATCGCTTCTGCATGGTGGAGGGCGGCATGCTGCGCGTGGACGGCGGCGCGGAAGTCGCCATCGCCACCGCCGCCGCGGTGCTGGGCGACAGCCTGGAGGCGGTGGCCGCGCGCGTGCGCGAAGCGCGCGAGCGGCGCCTGGAGGCAGCGCGCAATGCGCGCGTCGAGCAGACCCGGCTGCATGCGCGCGCGGTACGCGAGATCGTGCGCTGCCTGCGCCCGGACCTGCATGTCGACGGCATCGGGAGGCTGGAGCCATGA
- a CDS encoding AtpZ/AtpI family protein has product MSATQHDGAHAAGGPGGPGDADGAVDGAVDGGGGKGGAHGQGKDNGNGNGGERVAQRALARARQAARVPEPSLASRLAQIGVLGWTIVLPTVLALAAGRWLDRRLHTGVFFSAPLLMIGAAIGLWCAWRWMRRHGGEDGQ; this is encoded by the coding sequence ATGAGCGCAACGCAGCACGATGGCGCACATGCCGCCGGTGGTCCTGGCGGTCCTGGTGACGCCGATGGCGCCGTCGATGGCGCCGTCGATGGGGGCGGCGGCAAGGGCGGCGCTCACGGCCAGGGCAAGGACAACGGCAACGGCAACGGCGGTGAACGCGTGGCGCAGCGCGCGCTGGCCCGCGCACGGCAGGCCGCGCGCGTGCCGGAGCCCTCGCTGGCCAGCCGCCTGGCCCAGATCGGCGTGCTCGGCTGGACCATCGTGCTGCCCACCGTGCTCGCGCTGGCGGCCGGCCGCTGGCTGGACCGGCGGCTGCATACCGGCGTCTTCTTTTCGGCGCCGCTGTTGATGATCGGGGCCGCCATCGGCCTCTGGTGCGCCTGGCGCTGGATGCGGCGCCACGGCGGGGAGGATGGGCAATGA
- a CDS encoding ATP synthase subunit I translates to MIDLGGAAAALTGGLAGGAAGAVAGLVAGLAGGLAHFGSLHAVVRRLQRGATAGALALQGVRLALTGALLFACAKAGAAPLLGAGAGLLAARAVVLRRLPRPRDGRAARADTP, encoded by the coding sequence ATGATCGACCTGGGCGGAGCGGCTGCCGCGCTCACCGGCGGACTGGCCGGTGGAGCGGCGGGCGCGGTGGCGGGGCTCGTGGCGGGACTGGCGGGAGGGCTGGCGCACTTCGGCAGCCTGCACGCCGTGGTGCGGCGCCTGCAGCGCGGCGCCACCGCCGGCGCGCTGGCGCTGCAGGGCGTGCGCCTGGCGCTGACCGGCGCCCTGCTGTTCGCCTGCGCCAAGGCAGGCGCGGCACCGCTGCTGGGCGCCGGCGCCGGCCTGCTGGCGGCGCGCGCCGTGGTACTGCGCCGCCTGCCCCGGCCACGCGATGGACGCGCTGCGCGCGCGGACACGCCATGA